A region of the Myxococcus stipitatus DSM 14675 genome:
GAGCGCCCAGCACGGCGATGTTGGTGGCGCCGCCGACGTTGATTCCGTATCCCCCGCCCACCCCGAGCGCCGCGGCCGCGCCCACCGAGGTCGCCGCCGCCAGCTTCACATTCAGCGCGTGGACCGCCATCACCGTGATGGATTGATTCCGCTCCACCTCTTCCGAGTGGTCGCCCTTGGTGCGCGTCTCGCGGTTCAGCGCCACTCGCAGCGACTGCGAGCCTTCCACCGTGGACGCATCATCTTCCTTCACCGTGAGGGCCTGGTTGCCCACGATGTCGCGCGAGCGGTCCTTCTCCACGAGCAGCGACTCATTCCCTCCCACGCGCTGGCTCTTGTCGTTGAGCGTGTCGAGGTCCTCGTCCTTCTGGGCATGGAGGAACACCTCCTCGCCGCCGGCGGAGTCCTCGATGCGGACCTCGTTGAAGCCGCCGCCACCGGGACTCGAGTCCGTGCGCACGGTGCTCTTGGTCTTCTCTCCGGGCAGGGCCAGGGGCGGGGCGTTCTGGCCGTTGTAGACGGCGCCCACCAGCAGCGGCTTGTCGGGGTTGCCTTCCAGGAAGCGCACCACGGCCTCCTGCCCCACGCGAGGGATGAAGCTCGCGCCCCACGCCGCCCCCGCCCAGGCCTGTCCCGCTCGCACCCAGCAGGAGCTCTTGTCGTCCGACTTCCCATCGCGGTCCCAGTGGAACTGGACCTTGATGCGGCTGTGCGTGTCCGGCTGGGTCTCCTCTGACGAGGGGCCGACCACCGTCGCCGTCTGGATGCCCAGGATGTGAGGAACAGGCGTCGCGAGCCGAGGCCGGTATGGAACGCCCGCTGGCAGCGCGACGAAGTGGTTGCGATAGGACTCCTCCAGCGCGTCCACGTCGCCCACCACTTCCTGGCGGCGCCCCTCGTGGTGGACCCGGACCACCAGCACCTCGCCGTTGAGGTCGCCTTCCGGGTGCTCGGCCAGCTCGAAGGTGGCCCCTGGCACCAGGCGATGACAGGTACCATCACCGGCCAGGGTCTTCGTCCCGAAGCGCAGCGCCTCCAGTCGAACCCGGCTGAGGGACTGCCCTTCGGCGGGCTTCACATAGTCACCGGGATAGTCATACACCTCCCAGCCCAGGGACTCCGGGTCGTTCCGCGTCTTCGAGGTCAGGTCCAGCGCGGGCCGCTCGAAGTCGAAGTCCCGCAGGGACACCGTGCCTGGGCGCAGCCGCTGGGTGCGCGTCACGGAGGACACGTGCTCCGCCTCCGCGACGTGGTCTTCCTTTCCGCGGAAGACCACGCGGGCGTCACCGGAGATGGGCACATGCGCGCCGGCGCCATCTCCGAGCACCATCGTGTGTGACGACTCCGCGTGCTCGAAGAAGAAGCAGATGCCCTCGGACTCGAGCAGGCGGCGGACGAAGTCCAGGTCCGACTCCCGGTACTGGACGCAGAACTCGCGGGGCGCGTAGGAGGAGGACAGTGCCAGGCGCAGCTTCACGTTCGCCGCGGACAGGACCTTCTTCACGATGTCCGGGACGGACAGGTGTTGGAAGATGCGGCTGCGCCGGGTGTTCCGGAGCAGGCGCAGCCGAGGGACCAGCCGCAGCCGGTACTCTGGACGGCCGTGGCGGTCTCCCAGGTCGCGGGCCTCATCCACCACGCCGTGGACGAAGCGATCACCCCCGTCGGGGCCGTGCAGGAGCAGGGTGGCCTCCGTGCCCAG
Encoded here:
- the tssI gene encoding type VI secretion system tip protein TssI/VgrG; the protein is MPRRPHTLLELQAEGFTPGELVAVRMSGEEAISEPYVFHVEFFPRSLEPLDVKALLGTEATLLLHGPDGGDRFVHGVVDEARDLGDRHGRPEYRLRLVPRLRLLRNTRRSRIFQHLSVPDIVKKVLSAANVKLRLALSSSYAPREFCVQYRESDLDFVRRLLESEGICFFFEHAESSHTMVLGDGAGAHVPISGDARVVFRGKEDHVAEAEHVSSVTRTQRLRPGTVSLRDFDFERPALDLTSKTRNDPESLGWEVYDYPGDYVKPAEGQSLSRVRLEALRFGTKTLAGDGTCHRLVPGATFELAEHPEGDLNGEVLVVRVHHEGRRQEVVGDVDALEESYRNHFVALPAGVPYRPRLATPVPHILGIQTATVVGPSSEETQPDTHSRIKVQFHWDRDGKSDDKSSCWVRAGQAWAGAAWGASFIPRVGQEAVVRFLEGNPDKPLLVGAVYNGQNAPPLALPGEKTKSTVRTDSSPGGGGFNEVRIEDSAGGEEVFLHAQKDEDLDTLNDKSQRVGGNESLLVEKDRSRDIVGNQALTVKEDDASTVEGSQSLRVALNRETRTKGDHSEEVERNQSITVMAVHALNVKLAAATSVGAAAALGVGGGYGINVGGATNIAVLGARAETVGGKRSEAVAGSRTEMVEGARSSRVLGDVTEEVEGGLSQMSEKDRQDDVGKNHLSEVKGPMATGAKKLQLKSDELAVVVNSELALLINKSGTVKLFAKSLTVDGKNIKLKGKKIKKDGSGSGKRKPFKEVLDESVADTMREYGPEGGPLSPADAKAFTEGKYTMKVLKKDVTVHRLFGGESGAQGRWVTAGPRPTGLEGKIRMALRPEWGNTATQSASMTLKAGTVLYEGGVAGQGLGYSGGATQILIKTPPQGAGEFLKAVFL